CGTTCCAATAGGAAATCCGCACGGCACGATCAGGCCAAGAAACTTCCGGTGTTTGTCCGACTTCGTCGAAGTGAATCGGTTCCACATCCGTTAGTCCACGGACACGCCATTTGTACCGTTCAATGCCACGCACTAAAGGGCCAAGATAGGCAAGCGTGGCGACCAACAAACGTGCCCGCCACGACTCGAACCGTTCGTCGATGCGCGCACGTGCTCCACTCCCAAGACACCAACTGAGAGAGATGAGCAGAGGAATGACGCCAAACCACATAAATCCGCCAAGGAAGAGAGCGGCAAGGAATAGGGCAATGGCGACAATGTTCCATTCCAGCGTCATCGGCAAAAACGCCACCAGCGACGATGGTGGTTCGTATACGGTCTGAAAGAGTCCTCTGCCGAAGGTACCAGAGTAAATCACTGGCCGTCGCGACATAAAGAACGACGAGAGATCCCCATAAATACGACCTAGCCAGCGCGACTGACCAAGCAGATTAAAGCGATAAGGATGCTTAAAGTACAACTGCGCTTCAGCTTTGCCGTAGCCACGCTGCTGATTCAGGTAGGCGTTGACGGTATTGCGACGGAAGTGCCACACCACGGCAGCTGGACTGAAGCCGATCTGATAGCCCTGGTTTTGCAGACGCCAACACAAATCGACGTCGTCACCCGCAGCGCGAAACACCGGATCGAATCCACTAATCTCCTCCAATGCACTCTTGCGGAACGCCATATTACAGCCAGGGATATGCTCAGCAACTTCATCATTAAGCAGCACATGCGTTGGCCCACCTGGTGATACAGCAACCGCAGACGGCACTAACGTATCCTCTGGTGGAGGAAAGTTCGGGCCACCAACTGCCGCACGTCCTGAACGCACGTAGGTTGTGACCAGATAGTTCAGCCAGTCAGGATCAGCAACACAATCGGAATCAGTAAACGCGACAATCTCACCGGTTGCCGCGGCAATACCGACATTGCGAGCTGCACTCAGGCCTTTATTCTCTTGGTTGATCAAGCGGATGTAGCTGAATTTTTCGCTGATCTCGCGGGTACGATCATTCGAACCATCATTGACGACGATAACTTCGTAGTTGGGATAATTGAGCTTTTCCAACGAGACCAAACACGGCTCCATGGTCCGCTCGGCGTTGTACGCACAGACAACCACGGAGACTTTCGGATTCTTGGGAAGTGCTGGTGGGAGCGGAGCAGCATACGACTGCTGTACCGAGTAGAAGGAGGGCTTCTTCTGCCGCTCACGATCGACAAGACCAAATGCCCAATCATCAACCTGAAACCCGCCTTCGGCATTGAGTGCATACCAATCATCTGTCCAGGCGAAGACGACCGTCCCAGCCAACCCCATTTCGAATCCC
The sequence above is drawn from the Deltaproteobacteria bacterium genome and encodes:
- a CDS encoding glycosyltransferase yields the protein MTPVMTKGKFFFVGEEKFFVKGVTYGTFKPASHGSPFPEREVIERDFTLMRELGANTFRTFTVPPRWLLDLAGEYGLRAIIGIPWTEHVAFLDSPRVMSDVRRMIADGAKTCQGHAAVLACLVGNEIPPDIARWHGPEKVRAFLGELVDVVKSNDPTRLVSYANFPSTEYLDFEEMDFVSFNVYLHREPAFRSYISHLHNLAVDKPLILTEFGIDSIREGKEFQAETLGWQVRAGFEMGLAGTVVFAWTDDWYALNAEGGFQVDDWAFGLVDRERQKKPSFYSVQQSYAAPLPPALPKNPKVSVVVCAYNAERTMEPCLVSLEKLNYPNYEVIVVNDGSNDRTREISEKFSYIRLINQENKGLSAARNVGIAAATGEIVAFTDSDCVADPDWLNYLVTTYVRSGRAAVGGPNFPPPEDTLVPSAVAVSPGGPTHVLLNDEVAEHIPGCNMAFRKSALEEISGFDPVFRAAGDDVDLCWRLQNQGYQIGFSPAAVVWHFRRNTVNAYLNQQRGYGKAEAQLYFKHPYRFNLLGQSRWLGRIYGDLSSFFMSRRPVIYSGTFGRGLFQTVYEPPSSLVAFLPMTLEWNIVAIALFLAALFLGGFMWFGVIPLLISLSWCLGSGARARIDERFESWRARLLVATLAYLGPLVRGIERYKWRVRGLTDVEPIHFDEVGQTPEVSWPDRAVRISYWNEKSLEKENLLHALMEFLLPRKYWIAIDQGWSDWDLEISRGLWSKAEVKVGTENHGGEKRLLRVRCGLRVSQLAKIVLLGYLLLGGLGVIFSVEELVVAAAIVGVINLSVIVYQNVRLGRVMYHAVEIAAQRIGLFPASVSGRG